A stretch of DNA from Halorubrum sp. BOL3-1:
CCCTTCTACGTCGTGATCATGGTCATCGCGCTCGGGACGGGGTTGTACTCTACCCTGCTGCGCGCCGGTCTCATGGACATGGAGAAGATGGGCATGTACCAAGACCGGATGAAGGACATCCAAGAGCGCCGGAAAGAGGCCGAGGAGCGCGACGACGACGAGGCGCTCGACGAGATCCAGGACGAGCAGATGGAGGCGATGGGCGACCAGCTCGGCATGTTCAAAGAGCAGTTCCGCCCGATGGTGTGGATCATGTTCCTCACCATCCCGGCGTTCCTCTGGATGTTCTGGGTTATCGGCTACCGCGGATCCAGCGCCGAGTACCCCGCCGTCGCCGCACAGGAGCTCGTCGTCCCGCTCGCCGGCGCCGTCACGTGGGACACGGGGATCGTCGGCCCGATCCAGATGTGGATCCTCTGGTATTTCCTCTGCTCGATGGCGTTCACCCAGCTGGTCCAGAAGAGCCTCAACATCGAAATGTCGCCGTCCGGCTCGTAGGCGACGCGACCCGCGTTTTCTCCTCAGTTTCCCGTCCCTCCGCTCCCGTCCCGCGAGGACCGCCGTCACCGCGTCTCGCTGGCCACGGGAACGTCCGCCATCGGGCAGACGCGCGCGGTCGAGCCGTGTGAAAGTCCGGATCGGGGTCCTACTCGGCCGCCTCGGTGGTCTCGTCGCTCGTGGCGACTTCCTCGGCCACCGCCTCGAACGCGGCGAGAATGACGCGTTTACACGCCTGCCCCTCGGTGCTCCAGTGGTGGGCGTAATCCAACATGTCGTCGTAGACGTCGGGCTTACAGCCCGCCGCCTGCGGGTGTCCGCCGCCGTTGACCTTTCCGGCGACCTCGTGTGCGTGCCGGAAGTCCTCCGAGCCGCGGATCGACGCGGAGCCGGCGGGCTTGACGATCACGGCGGCGTCGGAGCCCTTCTCGCGGAGCCGCTCCGCGACCTCGTTTTGCGAGCAGCGGCCGTAGGTGACCGCGACGCGCCAGTCGCCTACCTCGTGGGTGACCGCGCGGCCGACGGCCAGATCGATGCGCGCTTCTTTCTCGACCCGGCGTTCCTCGACGAACGACCGGACTGCCTCGGGGAGGTCGACGCCGTACGCGCCGACGACGGCCGCGTACTCCTCGGCGCCCGCCCAGTAGGAGTAGTCCGCGAGGTCGTCCGAGCGGGGGTCATCCTTGATCCAGAGGTCGTGGTCGCGCGTGACCGCCGCCAGCTCCGCCCACCGGTCGTCGAACGCGTGGTCGATCGACCGGAGCGCCACGTCGGCGGTACACTCCTCGTCGGAGGCGCCCACGACCAGGTCGACGCCGAGGTCGCGGACCGCGGCGGCGGTCTCCTCGTCCCACTGGTGGTGGTCGAACCAGCGGATCGAGTCGGCCGACGCCGCGAGCGCCTCCAGCGGCTCCGCGATCCACTCGTAGTCGTCGGGACAGAGGTCACAGATAAACAGGTCGACGCCGTCGTCGGCGTAGGCGTCGACGCGTTCGAGCGACGTGTCGATCGAGTACGGGCCGGCCGGCAACAGCCCCACCGGCGACTCGGCGTGGGCGTCGGCGGTCGGATCCGTCTCGTCGTCGCGGTCGCCGTCGTGTTCCGCGTCCTCGTCGCGGTCGTCGTCAGCGGTGAGCCGCGCCGTGACGGCGTCCTCGAAGGGGGCGACGTCGAGCGCGGCGTCGTACGCCTCGCGGATCATCGCGGCGCAGGCGAGCCCGTCGGCGTCGCCGTCGGTTATCACGACCGCCTCGCTGCCCTCGATCGACTCTCTCGCTCGTCGCTCCGCGCGCTCGTCGTCCAGCGAGTCGGGGTAGAAGAATCCCGTCCCCGGCAGCTTCGTGTACCGCGATCGGGGGGCGTCCCCCGCGTCGATGAGGT
This window harbors:
- a CDS encoding DHH family phosphoesterase codes for the protein MDDDLIDAGDAPRSRYTKLPGTGFFYPDSLDDERAERRARESIEGSEAVVITDGDADGLACAAMIREAYDAALDVAPFEDAVTARLTADDDRDEDAEHDGDRDDETDPTADAHAESPVGLLPAGPYSIDTSLERVDAYADDGVDLFICDLCPDDYEWIAEPLEALAASADSIRWFDHHQWDEETAAAVRDLGVDLVVGASDEECTADVALRSIDHAFDDRWAELAAVTRDHDLWIKDDPRSDDLADYSYWAGAEEYAAVVGAYGVDLPEAVRSFVEERRVEKEARIDLAVGRAVTHEVGDWRVAVTYGRCSQNEVAERLREKGSDAAVIVKPAGSASIRGSEDFRHAHEVAGKVNGGGHPQAAGCKPDVYDDMLDYAHHWSTEGQACKRVILAAFEAVAEEVATSDETTEAAE
- a CDS encoding DUF106 domain-containing protein, which produces MSKVERRVRSLVREDGELRDAIEIVLDNASGGEVRWVDVRDEITSGQWGRLIEKEILVDGEEGFALADREGIEAGMEDDDSGGSDAETPETTSWSKWDKLAGVATLGAFVGYAVSPVRNAIASGIDVVLGPLLNVVPFYVVIMVIALGTGLYSTLLRAGLMDMEKMGMYQDRMKDIQERRKEAEERDDDEALDEIQDEQMEAMGDQLGMFKEQFRPMVWIMFLTIPAFLWMFWVIGYRGSSAEYPAVAAQELVVPLAGAVTWDTGIVGPIQMWILWYFLCSMAFTQLVQKSLNIEMSPSGS